A genome region from Euzebya rosea includes the following:
- a CDS encoding enoyl-CoA hydratase-related protein: protein MTMQQSHETLRVEVDDRGVATITMDRPEVRNAFNDTLIGELSSVAAALAADDDVRVVVLTGGGPVFSAGADLNWMGSMRDWSREENVADSRRMNGMLRSLWDLPKPLIGRVNGHAIAGGTGLTAVCDIVVAVRGAKLGLTEAVLGLAPAVISPYVVRKIGVSQARALFVTGELFDAEHAHRIGLVHQLVDDVDALDVAVAETVRRCLKAGPRAAAVAKTLPDLALDDLDVATDRTPGIIAELRVSEEGQEGIAAFFEKRPASWVPQSEEK, encoded by the coding sequence ATGACCATGCAGCAGAGCCACGAGACACTGCGGGTCGAGGTCGACGACCGCGGCGTCGCCACGATCACGATGGACCGACCCGAGGTCCGCAACGCGTTCAACGACACCCTCATCGGGGAGCTGTCGTCGGTCGCTGCGGCCCTTGCCGCCGATGACGACGTCCGGGTCGTGGTCCTCACCGGCGGCGGGCCGGTGTTCTCCGCCGGGGCCGACCTCAACTGGATGGGGTCCATGCGCGACTGGTCCCGCGAGGAGAACGTCGCCGACTCCCGTCGCATGAACGGGATGCTCCGCAGCCTGTGGGACCTGCCCAAGCCGCTGATCGGCCGCGTCAACGGGCACGCCATCGCCGGGGGGACCGGCCTGACCGCCGTTTGCGACATCGTCGTGGCCGTCCGCGGGGCGAAGCTGGGGCTGACCGAGGCCGTCCTCGGGCTGGCTCCCGCCGTGATCTCGCCCTACGTGGTCCGCAAGATCGGTGTCTCCCAGGCCCGCGCCCTGTTCGTCACCGGCGAGCTGTTCGACGCCGAGCACGCCCACCGCATCGGCCTGGTCCACCAGCTCGTCGACGACGTCGACGCCCTGGACGTCGCCGTGGCCGAGACCGTCCGCCGGTGCCTGAAGGCCGGTCCTCGGGCCGCTGCCGTCGCCAAGACCCTGCCCGACCTGGCGCTTGACGACCTCGACGTCGCCACGGACCGCACCCCCGGCATCATCGCCGAGCTGCGGGTCTCCGAGGAGGGGCAGGAGGGCATCGCCGCCTTCTTCGAGAAGCGTCCGGCCAGCTGGGTACCGCAGTCAGAGGAGAAGTAG
- a CDS encoding biotin--[acetyl-CoA-carboxylase] ligase, with translation MSFPPQWAVERVVGHGVVRRLEWRDRTGSTNADLSAAATAGEPAGLVIGTDLQTAGRGRRGRSWSESPGRGLALSVLLRPSLPTSRWPLLPLVAGLAVHDAAASVVGAERIGLKWPNDLLLDGTKTSGVLVEALGDAVVVGMGVNVDWRGVDRPADLRATSLAEAVDGDVDRAAVLVELLEALGRWVDLAETDPEAVVPAYVTRCATLGTDVVVHGPSPVTGRAVGLTHEGHLRVRREDGTEVVVSAGDVEHLRPAG, from the coding sequence ATGAGCTTTCCTCCGCAGTGGGCCGTCGAGCGGGTTGTTGGACACGGGGTCGTGCGTCGCCTCGAGTGGCGCGACCGGACCGGGTCCACCAACGCCGATCTCAGCGCTGCCGCAACGGCTGGCGAACCCGCAGGCCTGGTCATCGGGACCGACCTGCAGACCGCCGGGCGCGGTCGGCGCGGACGGTCCTGGTCGGAGTCCCCGGGCCGGGGCCTGGCGCTGTCGGTCCTGCTGCGGCCGTCACTGCCCACCAGTCGGTGGCCGCTGCTGCCGCTCGTCGCCGGCCTCGCCGTCCACGACGCGGCGGCGTCGGTGGTCGGCGCCGAGCGGATCGGGTTGAAGTGGCCCAACGACCTGCTGCTGGACGGCACGAAGACCTCGGGGGTCCTCGTCGAGGCCCTGGGGGATGCGGTCGTCGTCGGCATGGGGGTCAACGTCGACTGGCGCGGGGTGGACCGTCCTGCCGACCTGCGGGCGACCAGCCTCGCGGAGGCCGTCGACGGTGATGTCGACCGGGCCGCGGTGCTGGTGGAGCTGCTCGAGGCGCTCGGACGGTGGGTCGACCTCGCCGAGACGGACCCCGAGGCGGTCGTGCCGGCCTACGTCACCCGCTGCGCAACCCTCGGTACCGACGTCGTCGTCCACGGCCCGTCGCCGGTGACCGGTCGCGCCGTCGGGCTGACCCACGAGGGCCACCTGCGCGTCCGCCGGGAGGACGGGACCGAGGTCGTGGTGTCCGCCGGCGACGTGGAGCACCTGCGCCCGGCCGGCTGA
- a CDS encoding acyl-CoA dehydrogenase family protein → MAISFELTDEQQDLKDLVRAFAVNEVAPRAEEMNAKGEFPTDLVRQMGDMGLFGLPFPEEYGGSGGDYLSLCIAIEELGRVDQSVGITLEAGVGLGAQPIYKFGNEQQRKDLLPQLAEGKKLAGFGLTEPGGGSDAGGLRTTARRDGDHWVINGSKQFITNAGTDISEFVTITAVTNDDPREVTNFVVPTGTPGYTIGNGYRKVGWHASDTRDLYFEDVRIPAENQLGETGRGFANFLNILDEGRIAISALAVGLIQGCVDECVRYAHEREAFGKPIGSYQAVAFKIADLEAMAEVARNQYYYAAWLLQEGKPFKKQASIAKLMSTEYAVTAAREACQIFGGYGFTTEYPVGRFYQDAKILEIGEGTSEVQRMLIARALGLPRG, encoded by the coding sequence ATGGCAATCTCTTTCGAGCTCACCGACGAGCAGCAGGACCTCAAGGACCTCGTCCGCGCATTCGCGGTCAACGAGGTCGCCCCACGTGCGGAGGAGATGAACGCCAAGGGCGAGTTCCCCACCGACCTGGTCCGCCAGATGGGTGACATGGGGTTGTTCGGCCTGCCGTTCCCCGAGGAGTACGGCGGCTCGGGTGGGGACTACCTGTCGCTGTGCATCGCGATCGAGGAGCTCGGTCGTGTCGACCAGTCCGTCGGCATCACCCTGGAGGCCGGAGTGGGCCTCGGCGCCCAGCCGATCTACAAGTTCGGCAACGAGCAGCAGCGCAAGGACCTCCTGCCCCAGCTGGCCGAGGGCAAGAAGCTGGCCGGGTTCGGGCTGACCGAGCCGGGCGGTGGCTCCGACGCCGGCGGGCTGCGCACCACCGCGCGCCGCGACGGTGACCACTGGGTCATCAACGGCTCGAAGCAGTTCATCACCAACGCCGGTACCGACATCTCGGAGTTCGTGACCATCACCGCGGTCACCAACGACGACCCGCGCGAGGTCACCAACTTCGTCGTCCCGACGGGGACGCCCGGCTACACGATCGGCAACGGCTACCGGAAGGTCGGCTGGCACGCCTCCGACACCCGGGACCTGTACTTCGAGGACGTCCGGATCCCGGCGGAGAACCAGCTCGGCGAGACCGGCCGTGGATTCGCCAACTTCCTCAACATCCTCGACGAGGGTCGCATCGCCATCTCCGCGCTGGCGGTCGGGCTGATCCAGGGATGCGTCGACGAGTGCGTCCGATACGCCCACGAACGCGAGGCGTTCGGCAAGCCCATCGGCAGCTACCAGGCGGTGGCGTTCAAGATCGCCGACCTCGAGGCCATGGCCGAGGTGGCACGGAACCAGTACTACTACGCCGCCTGGCTGCTCCAGGAGGGCAAGCCCTTCAAGAAGCAGGCGTCGATCGCCAAGCTGATGTCCACGGAGTACGCGGTCACCGCGGCCCGCGAGGCCTGCCAGATCTTCGGCGGCTACGGCTTCACGACCGAGTATCCCGTCGGCCGCTTCTACCAGGACGCCAAGATCCTGGAGATCGGCGAGGGCACCAGCGAGGTCCAGCGCATGCTGATCGCCCGGGCCCTGGGTCTGCCCCGGGGCTGA
- a CDS encoding carboxyl transferase domain-containing protein gives MTAYPALGTGADPTSDQFASWTQANTGLVDDLRDQLRNVRGGGGERARARHTDRGKLLPRDRVDALLDPLSPFLELSPMAAHGLYDGDAPSAGIITGVGRVSGRECVIVANDATVKGGTYYPMTVKKHLRAQEVALENHLPCIYLVDSGGAFLPKQDEVFPDREHFGRIFYNQANLSKRGIPQIAAVMGSCTAGGAYVPAMSDETVIVREQGTIFLGGPPLVKAATGEVVTAEELGGGDLHSRTSGVTDHLADDDAHALQIVRRIVASFGPKAQAPWTREASVEPKVDPSQLYGVVPPDTKTPYDVREVIARIVDGSGFQEFKQLYGTTLVTGFARIHGHPVGIVANNGILFRESALKGAHFIELCDRRKTPLVFLQNISGFMVGKDYEAGGIAKDGAKMVTAVSTASVPKLTVVVGGSFGAGNYGMSGRAYSPRFLWMWPNARISVMGGEQAATVLATIRRDRAEAKGEEWSAEDEAAFKQPLLDQYETQGHPYYSTARLWDDGVIDPADTRMVLGLALSACANAPVEDPSYGVFRM, from the coding sequence GTGACCGCCTACCCCGCCCTCGGCACCGGCGCCGACCCGACCAGCGACCAGTTCGCCTCCTGGACCCAGGCCAACACCGGCCTGGTCGACGACCTGCGCGACCAGCTGCGCAACGTCCGCGGTGGTGGCGGCGAACGGGCTCGGGCGCGGCACACCGACCGCGGCAAGCTGCTGCCGCGCGACCGGGTCGACGCGTTGCTGGACCCCCTCTCCCCCTTCCTGGAGCTCTCGCCGATGGCGGCGCACGGGCTGTACGACGGTGATGCCCCCTCGGCCGGGATCATCACCGGGGTCGGCAGGGTCAGCGGCCGCGAGTGCGTCATCGTCGCCAACGACGCCACCGTCAAGGGCGGCACCTACTACCCGATGACGGTCAAGAAGCACCTGCGCGCCCAGGAGGTGGCGCTGGAGAATCACCTGCCGTGCATCTACCTCGTGGACTCCGGCGGGGCCTTCCTGCCCAAGCAGGACGAGGTCTTCCCCGACCGCGAGCACTTCGGCCGGATCTTCTACAACCAGGCCAACCTGTCCAAGCGCGGTATCCCGCAGATCGCGGCCGTCATGGGCTCGTGCACCGCGGGTGGCGCCTACGTCCCGGCGATGTCGGACGAAACGGTGATCGTCCGCGAGCAGGGCACGATCTTCCTGGGCGGTCCGCCGCTCGTGAAGGCCGCCACCGGTGAGGTCGTGACCGCCGAGGAGCTCGGTGGTGGCGACCTGCACAGCCGTACCTCCGGGGTGACCGACCACCTCGCCGACGACGACGCGCACGCCCTGCAGATCGTCCGTCGGATCGTCGCATCGTTCGGGCCGAAGGCACAGGCCCCGTGGACCCGCGAGGCGTCCGTCGAACCCAAGGTCGATCCGTCCCAGCTGTACGGCGTCGTGCCGCCGGACACCAAGACCCCCTACGACGTGCGCGAGGTCATCGCCCGCATCGTCGATGGGTCGGGCTTCCAGGAGTTCAAGCAGCTGTACGGCACCACCCTGGTCACCGGCTTCGCACGGATCCACGGCCACCCCGTCGGCATCGTCGCCAACAACGGGATCCTCTTCCGCGAGTCGGCGCTGAAGGGTGCCCATTTCATCGAGCTGTGCGACCGCCGCAAGACCCCGCTGGTGTTCCTGCAGAACATCTCCGGCTTCATGGTCGGCAAGGACTACGAGGCCGGTGGCATCGCCAAGGACGGGGCGAAGATGGTCACGGCCGTCTCGACGGCGTCGGTGCCCAAGCTGACCGTCGTGGTGGGCGGATCGTTCGGGGCCGGCAACTACGGCATGTCCGGCCGCGCGTACTCGCCCCGATTCCTGTGGATGTGGCCCAACGCCCGCATCTCCGTCATGGGCGGCGAGCAGGCCGCCACGGTGCTGGCGACGATCCGTCGCGACCGGGCCGAGGCCAAGGGCGAGGAGTGGAGCGCCGAGGACGAAGCGGCCTTCAAGCAGCCCCTGCTGGACCAGTACGAGACCCAGGGCCACCCGTACTACTCCACCGCCCGCCTGTGGGACGACGGGGTCATCGATCCGGCCGACACCCGCATGGTGCTGGGCCTGGCCCTGTCCGCCTGCGCCAACGCCCCGGTCGAGGACCCGTCCTACGGCGTGTTCCGCATGTAG
- a CDS encoding acetyl/propionyl/methylcrotonyl-CoA carboxylase subunit alpha — protein sequence MFHTVLVANRGEIAVRVIRSLHAMGIRAVAVYSDADAEALHTRMADVAVRLGPAAASESYLRPELIVEAARRTGAQAVHPGYGFLSENAGFARALDEAGITFIGPPLGAIEAMGDKISAKDLAIEAGAPVVPGVHRPGMSDEELIAESEGVGYPLMVKASAGGGGKGMRVVRDPAGLQEAITAARREAKGGFGDDTLMLERFVERPRHIEIQVLADTHGRTLWVGERECSLQRRHQKVIEECPSPALTPETRRAMGEAAVAIAERVGYVGAGTVEFITDAAAEEFFFLEMNTRLQVEHPVTEEVYGLDLVAEQVRIAAGEALSFDQDDLVPHGHAVEARVYAEDPSSGFLPTGGRVVRFDTPDDIRVDTGVGRGAVVTSDYDPMVAKVIAVGEDRAEALARLDRGLADTTLFGFPSNIAFLRALLADDDVRSGDMHTGLIADRGDALTDAEVPDEVYAAVGLATIAVRESGLPGVVDPFDLPGGWRLGEPGWTRWRLRAPGTEAVEVRVRISRDGPEVVVGDGDVWPAAVSLVGDRLRVDLPSGRWTWTVDLAEDRAWIGADGRAWLISEEDLLAANRGAGPGGASGTLVAPMPGSVAAVSAAVGQEVTAGQTLVVVEAMKMEHPLVAPFDGVVAEVHVQAGSQVGMEDPLVRVEPAEDGPAAPAGDEASP from the coding sequence GTGTTCCACACCGTCCTGGTCGCCAACCGTGGCGAGATCGCCGTTCGCGTCATCCGCAGCCTGCATGCCATGGGCATCCGTGCCGTGGCCGTCTACTCCGACGCCGACGCCGAGGCGCTGCACACCCGCATGGCCGACGTCGCCGTCCGGCTGGGCCCCGCTGCCGCCAGCGAGTCCTACCTGCGCCCCGAGCTGATCGTCGAGGCGGCCCGCCGCACCGGCGCCCAGGCCGTCCACCCCGGCTACGGATTCCTGTCGGAGAACGCCGGGTTCGCCCGTGCGCTCGACGAGGCCGGCATCACCTTCATCGGCCCACCGCTCGGTGCCATCGAGGCGATGGGCGACAAGATCAGCGCCAAGGACCTGGCGATCGAGGCGGGTGCCCCCGTCGTGCCCGGCGTGCACCGGCCCGGCATGTCCGACGAGGAGCTCATCGCCGAGTCCGAGGGCGTCGGCTACCCCCTGATGGTCAAGGCCTCCGCCGGTGGGGGCGGCAAGGGCATGCGGGTCGTCCGCGACCCCGCCGGCCTGCAGGAGGCCATCACCGCCGCCCGCCGCGAGGCCAAGGGCGGCTTCGGTGACGACACCCTGATGCTGGAGCGGTTCGTCGAACGCCCGCGGCACATCGAGATCCAGGTCCTCGCCGACACGCACGGTCGGACCCTGTGGGTGGGGGAACGCGAGTGCTCGCTGCAGCGCCGCCACCAGAAGGTCATCGAGGAGTGCCCGTCCCCGGCGCTGACCCCCGAGACCCGCCGGGCCATGGGCGAGGCCGCCGTCGCGATCGCCGAACGAGTCGGCTACGTCGGCGCTGGCACCGTGGAGTTCATCACCGACGCGGCCGCCGAGGAGTTCTTCTTCCTGGAGATGAACACCCGCCTGCAGGTCGAGCACCCCGTCACCGAGGAGGTCTACGGCCTGGACCTCGTCGCCGAGCAGGTCCGCATCGCCGCCGGCGAGGCCTTGTCGTTCGACCAGGACGACCTGGTGCCCCACGGCCACGCCGTCGAGGCCCGCGTCTACGCCGAGGACCCCTCGTCGGGCTTCCTGCCGACCGGGGGTCGGGTCGTGCGGTTCGACACGCCCGACGACATCCGCGTCGACACCGGTGTCGGGCGTGGCGCGGTGGTCACCTCCGACTACGACCCGATGGTCGCCAAGGTCATCGCCGTCGGTGAGGACCGCGCCGAGGCGCTGGCCCGACTGGACCGGGGCCTTGCCGACACGACCCTGTTCGGCTTCCCCTCCAACATCGCCTTCCTGCGCGCCCTGCTGGCCGACGACGACGTCCGCTCCGGCGACATGCACACCGGGCTGATCGCCGACCGCGGCGACGCCCTGACCGACGCGGAGGTGCCCGACGAGGTCTATGCCGCCGTGGGCCTGGCCACGATCGCCGTTCGCGAGAGCGGCCTGCCCGGCGTCGTCGACCCGTTCGACCTGCCGGGTGGCTGGCGGCTCGGGGAGCCCGGCTGGACCCGCTGGCGCCTGCGCGCGCCCGGGACCGAGGCGGTCGAGGTCAGGGTGCGGATCAGCCGGGACGGCCCCGAGGTCGTGGTCGGCGACGGGGACGTGTGGCCGGCGGCGGTGTCGCTGGTCGGCGACCGGCTGCGGGTGGACCTGCCCAGCGGTCGCTGGACGTGGACCGTCGACCTGGCCGAGGACCGCGCGTGGATCGGTGCCGACGGCCGCGCCTGGCTGATCAGCGAGGAGGACCTGCTGGCCGCCAACCGGGGTGCCGGTCCCGGCGGCGCAAGCGGCACGCTGGTCGCACCGATGCCCGGTTCCGTCGCGGCGGTCAGCGCCGCCGTCGGCCAGGAGGTCACGGCCGGGCAGACCCTCGTCGTGGTCGAGGCCATGAAGATGGAGCATCCGCTGGTCGCCCCGTTCGACGGCGTCGTGGCCGAGGTCCACGTGCAGGCAGGCAGCCAGGTCGGCATGGAGGACCCCCTCGTGCGCGTCGAGCCTGCCGAGGACGGTCCCGCGGCCCCAGCCGGCGACGAGGCGTCCCCGTGA
- a CDS encoding LCP family protein, translating to MSRVRRLVAGALPLVVIAVLAGTVGAFALDGLTRSMTFGAGYGDDDLLVVLAIGSDEGPPHRPGNPLTARADGIHLLVVDTRTTRMTVVDIPRDSAIGGSKVNAHLAFGGPERLEAQLEAWSGLPIDFWALGSFWSLEQVATGLGGLELDVQQPMHDPFSGTNLEPGFQRVDPGQVLAFARDRKSLSNGDIGRSHNQGRMIISALQQMRVQSGGELTNVLGMVELFERSAVHNIPPSEVLPLALLALRIPPEHIEQVTISGPFGTIGGGSVIRPQPGDLFPRLMAGQVGPAQ from the coding sequence GTGAGCCGGGTGCGGCGCCTCGTCGCCGGCGCCCTGCCGCTGGTCGTGATCGCCGTCCTGGCGGGCACCGTCGGTGCGTTCGCCCTGGACGGGCTGACCCGCTCGATGACGTTCGGGGCCGGTTACGGCGACGACGACCTGCTGGTCGTCCTCGCCATCGGCAGCGACGAGGGCCCGCCCCATCGGCCCGGCAACCCCCTGACCGCCCGCGCGGACGGCATCCACCTGCTGGTCGTCGACACCCGGACCACCCGGATGACGGTGGTGGACATCCCCCGTGACTCCGCGATCGGCGGCAGCAAGGTCAACGCCCACCTGGCGTTCGGGGGCCCCGAGCGGCTGGAGGCGCAGCTCGAGGCATGGAGCGGACTGCCGATCGACTTCTGGGCCCTGGGATCGTTCTGGTCGCTGGAGCAGGTGGCGACCGGGCTGGGCGGCCTGGAGCTCGACGTCCAGCAGCCCATGCACGACCCGTTCAGCGGGACCAACCTCGAGCCCGGCTTCCAGCGGGTCGACCCCGGTCAGGTGCTGGCGTTCGCACGGGACCGCAAGAGCCTGTCCAACGGCGACATCGGCCGCAGCCACAACCAGGGCCGGATGATCATCTCGGCCCTGCAGCAGATGCGCGTCCAGTCCGGCGGCGAGCTGACCAACGTCCTGGGGATGGTGGAGCTGTTCGAACGCAGCGCCGTGCACAACATCCCGCCGTCGGAGGTGCTGCCGCTCGCGCTGCTGGCCCTGCGGATCCCGCCCGAGCACATCGAGCAGGTCACGATCTCGGGCCCGTTCGGCACCATCGGCGGCGGGTCGGTCATCCGCCCGCAGCCGGGTGACCTGTTCCCACGCCTGATGGCCGGCCAGGTCGGCCCGGCCCAGTAG
- a CDS encoding DUF3105 domain-containing protein, with product MPRWLWVYGAVVAIALISLGGWLLLELRDPSGPSVPATADLSAAGCTADTTQPDLGGGHLGPEEMVNSAPSLIYPDQPPSSGPHIGQVVRSGVFDVVVDPRITTHNLEHGYVVIWYDVDTSAEDLAALRAWAEAGLAGDYPKLVVAEYPIRLPDDADVVLTAWFQRQACEGFDTAAADAFLRAHYDTFGEAPERGLPPHVSSGNGVLDPEGQDLVLPPLDDVN from the coding sequence GTGCCGCGGTGGCTGTGGGTCTACGGTGCGGTCGTCGCCATCGCCCTGATCAGCCTCGGCGGCTGGCTGCTGCTGGAGCTCCGAGACCCCTCGGGGCCGAGCGTCCCCGCCACCGCGGACCTGTCCGCCGCCGGCTGCACGGCCGACACGACCCAGCCCGACCTGGGCGGCGGCCACCTCGGCCCCGAGGAGATGGTCAACAGCGCGCCGTCGTTGATCTACCCCGACCAGCCCCCGTCGTCGGGTCCCCACATCGGCCAGGTCGTCAGGTCCGGGGTCTTCGACGTCGTCGTCGACCCCCGCATCACCACCCACAACCTCGAGCACGGCTACGTCGTGATCTGGTACGACGTCGACACCTCCGCCGAGGACCTGGCCGCGCTCCGTGCCTGGGCAGAGGCCGGGCTCGCGGGCGACTACCCCAAGCTCGTGGTGGCCGAGTACCCGATCCGCCTCCCGGATGACGCCGACGTCGTGCTGACGGCGTGGTTCCAGCGGCAGGCCTGCGAGGGGTTCGACACCGCCGCGGCCGATGCGTTCCTGCGCGCACACTACGACACGTTCGGCGAGGCCCCCGAACGAGGGCTGCCGCCGCATGTGTCCAGCGGCAACGGCGTGCTGGACCCCGAGGGGCAGGACCTCGTGCTGCCGCCGCTCGACGACGTCAACTGA
- a CDS encoding hydroxymethylglutaryl-CoA lyase, with product MRRPQVLPDPTGDLPERVTIWEVGPRDGLQNEATVVPAAVKTAFIDRLVAAGHTIVEATSFVHPKWVPQLADAAEVLAGISPADGVTFPVLVPNERGLDRAVECGVTDIAVFASATEAFARKNLNRGLDSQFDMFEPVVSRALGEGMRVRGYLSMVFGDQWEGDVDPAQVVTVGRRLLDLGCHQLSLGDTIGVGTAGHVRAVLRAFADAGIGMDRIAVHFHDTYGQALANTVVALEEGVTVVDASTGGLGGCPYAESATGNLATEDLVWMLDGLGVHTGVDLAALVDTSTWMAGHLGRPSPSRVVRALAG from the coding sequence GTGAGGCGGCCACAGGTCCTGCCTGACCCGACCGGCGACCTGCCCGAGCGCGTCACGATCTGGGAGGTGGGTCCACGCGACGGCCTGCAGAACGAGGCGACGGTCGTCCCGGCGGCGGTCAAAACCGCGTTCATCGACCGCTTGGTCGCGGCCGGCCACACGATCGTCGAAGCCACCTCGTTCGTGCACCCCAAGTGGGTGCCGCAGCTTGCCGACGCCGCCGAGGTCCTCGCCGGGATCAGCCCGGCCGACGGGGTCACCTTCCCCGTGCTGGTCCCCAACGAGCGTGGCCTGGACCGCGCCGTCGAGTGCGGCGTGACCGACATCGCCGTCTTCGCCAGCGCCACCGAGGCGTTCGCCCGGAAGAACCTCAACCGCGGCCTCGACTCCCAGTTCGACATGTTCGAGCCCGTCGTGTCCCGAGCGCTGGGGGAGGGGATGCGCGTGCGCGGCTACCTCTCCATGGTGTTCGGTGACCAGTGGGAGGGCGACGTCGACCCGGCGCAGGTCGTCACCGTCGGTCGCCGCCTGCTGGACCTCGGCTGCCACCAGCTGTCCCTCGGCGACACCATCGGCGTGGGCACCGCCGGTCACGTGCGCGCGGTCCTGCGGGCGTTCGCCGACGCCGGGATCGGCATGGACCGCATCGCCGTGCACTTCCACGACACCTACGGGCAGGCGCTGGCCAACACGGTGGTGGCGCTGGAGGAGGGCGTCACCGTGGTCGATGCCTCGACCGGCGGGCTCGGCGGCTGTCCATACGCCGAGTCGGCCACGGGGAACCTGGCCACCGAGGACCTCGTGTGGATGCTCGACGGGTTGGGCGTGCACACCGGGGTGGACCTGGCGGCGCTGGTGGACACCAGCACCTGGATGGCGGGTCACCTCGGTCGGCCGTCCCCGTCCCGTGTGGTGCGCGCGCTCGCCGGCTGA
- a CDS encoding MerR family transcriptional regulator, protein MRMRIDELAARTGVTSRNIRAYREKGLLPAPELEGRTGFYTDEHLQRLDIITYLQDRGFSLEAIRKTLDAWSAGGDFSHLLTLKQILNSPFQTEEPEIVSVPELLVRFPEAMHDATLLTRAIRLRLVEPGPSNKLRVPSPLLLQAGVELTRIGVPLAEVLDLFERVRVDLSGVADAFVGIAERFLVRPVELGTDGAPSPSDAIGALEKLRPLALEAVKPILIRELVTAVEDAVARLAAAVEQQD, encoded by the coding sequence ATGCGGATGCGGATCGACGAGCTCGCCGCGCGGACGGGTGTGACGTCGCGCAACATCCGCGCGTACCGGGAGAAGGGCCTGCTGCCCGCCCCCGAGCTGGAGGGACGAACCGGCTTCTACACCGACGAGCACCTGCAGCGGCTGGACATCATCACCTACCTGCAGGACCGTGGCTTCTCGCTGGAGGCCATCCGCAAGACCCTCGACGCCTGGTCGGCCGGTGGGGACTTCAGCCACCTGCTGACGCTCAAGCAGATCCTCAACTCCCCCTTCCAGACCGAGGAACCGGAGATCGTCTCGGTCCCCGAGCTGCTGGTGCGGTTCCCCGAGGCGATGCACGACGCGACCCTGCTGACCCGGGCCATCCGGTTGCGGCTGGTCGAGCCGGGACCGTCCAACAAGCTGCGGGTTCCCTCGCCGCTGCTCCTCCAGGCCGGCGTGGAGCTGACGCGCATCGGCGTGCCGCTCGCCGAGGTGCTCGACCTGTTCGAGCGGGTCCGCGTCGACCTGTCGGGTGTGGCCGACGCCTTCGTGGGGATCGCCGAACGCTTCCTGGTGCGCCCCGTCGAGCTGGGAACCGACGGGGCGCCATCGCCGTCGGACGCCATCGGCGCGCTCGAGAAGCTGCGGCCCCTGGCGCTGGAGGCCGTCAAGCCCATCCTGATCCGCGAGCTGGTCACCGCCGTCGAGGACGCCGTCGCCCGCCTCGCGGCGGCGGTGGAGCAGCAGGACTGA